A genomic region of Pseudopipra pipra isolate bDixPip1 chromosome W, bDixPip1.hap1, whole genome shotgun sequence contains the following coding sequences:
- the LOC135405972 gene encoding class II histocompatibility antigen, B-L beta chain-like has translation MERVRGAGAVLAVLVVLGAPPAAGEELSGVFQHMAKCECYFINGTQQVRFLQKFVYNREQFMHFDSDVGVFVGDTPYGEMLARYGNRNQGWMEYIRARVDRHCRHNYKLFSSFSVERRVPPSVSISLVPSSSQPGPGRLLCSGMDFYPAPVQVRWFQDGQEVLEDVFSTNVVPNGDWTYHVLVMLEIPPRRGVTYSCQVEHVSLEHPLSRHWEMPPDTVRSKILVGVGGFLLGLVFLALGLGFYLREKSS, from the exons atggagcgtgtgcggggagctggggccgtgctggcggtgctggtggtgctgggagcccccccggctgcgggcgaggagctgtcgg gggtgttccAGCACATGGCAAAGTGCGAGTGTTACTTCATCAACGGCACCCAGCAGGTGAGGTTTTTGCAGAAGTTCGTCTACAACCGGGAGCAGTTCATGCACTTTGACAGCGATGTGGGGGTCTTTGTGGGGGACACCCCGTATGGGGAGATGCTGGCCAGGTACGGGAACCGGAACCAAGGATGGATGGAGTACATACGGGCTAGGGTAGACAGGCACTGCCGGCACAACTACAAGCTGTTCAGCTCGTTCAgcgtggagaggagag tgccccccagcgtgtccatctcgctggtgccgtcgagctcccagcccggccccggccgcctgctctgctccgggatggatttctaccctgcgccggtgcaggtgaggtggttccaggatgggcaggaggtgctggaggacGTGTTTTCCACCAACGTGGTCCCCAACGGGGACTGGACCTACCACGTGCTGGTgatgctggaaatccccccccggcgcggggtcacctacagctgccaggtggagcacgtcagcctggagcaccccctgagccggcactggg agatgccaccggacaccgtccgcagcaagatcctggtgggggtcgggggcttcctcttgggcttggtcttcctggcgctggggctcggcttctacctgcgggagaag AGCTCCTGA
- the LOC135405973 gene encoding class II histocompatibility antigen, B-L beta chain-like — protein MTGGDGAPPDPCPAHTGVFQWMGKQDCHFINGTEQVRFLERHFYHREQLLHFDSDVGVYVGDTPFGEIQARDYNSHREYLKYRRGQVDTYCRYNYKLGTPFSVERRGEPEAERVPSGPAPEMTLEPLKPSLGITPDLSALPPSVSISLVLSSSQPGPGRLLCSVMDFYPAPVQVRWFQDGQELPEHVVATDVVPNGDWSCQVLVKLEIPPWRGVTYSCQVEHMPPDTVRSKILVGVGGFVLGLVFLVLGLGFYLREKSS, from the exons ATGACGGGTGGGGAcggggcaccccctgacccgtgtcctgcacacacaggggtgttccAGTGGATGGGAAAACAGGACTGTCATTTCATCAATGGCACCGAACAGGTGAGGTTCCTGGAGAGGCACTTCTACCaccgggagcagctcctgcatttTGACAGCGATGTGGGGGTCTATGTGGGGGACACCCCATTTGGGGAGATCCAGGCCAGAGACTACAACAGCCACCGTGAATATCTTAAGTACAGACGGGGTCAGGTGGACACGTACTGCCGGTACAACTACAAACTTGGTACCCCGTTCAgcgtggagaggagaggtgagcCTGAGGCAGAGCGGGTCCCCTCGGGCCCTGCCCCGGAAATGACCCTGGAGCCCCTCAAACCCTCCCTGGGAATCACCCCAGACCTctcagccctccct cccagtgtgtccatctcgctggtgctgtcgagctcccagcccggccccggccgcctgctctgctccgtgatggatttctaccctgcgccggtgcaggtgaggtggttccaggatgggcaggagctgccggagCACGTGGTGGCCACCGATGTGGTCCCCAACGGGGACTGGAGCTGCCAGGTGCTGGTGAAGCTGGAAATCCCCCCCTGGCGCGgggtcacctacagctgccaggtggagcac atgccaccggacaccgtccgcagcaagatcctggtgggggtcgggggcttcgtcttgggcttggtcttcctggtgctggggctcggcttctacctgcgggagaag agctcctga